CACGCCACTAACAGAACAACAGAAGTATACCGTCTTATACATTATAAGGCACCATATCCACCAAGATCTCAAGTCTGAGTACTTGGAGGAGAAATCCCCTAGTACCCTGTTTCAGGCCCTCAAAACGAGGTATGAGCAGCAGACAACAGTTGTCCTGCCAGAAGCACTCCATGATTTGACTCACCTCCGTCTTCAGGACTTCAAGTCCATATCGGAGAGTACAATCACGAGGTTCATAAGATCAGTTCCAAGTTGCGCTTTTGCGGGAAGGAACCTACTGATGCGGAGAAGATAGAGAAAACTCTGTCGACTATGCTCCCATCTGACAGAATCCTCCAGACGATCCGTGCTCGCGACTACCAAGTCTATTCCGATCTTATTCATATCTTACTTCAGGCTGAAAAGCATGATGAGCTACTCGCTAAGAATGGCTCTCAGCGCCCGGTTGGTTCTCAACCTCTACCTGAAGTTCATATGAATGTCGCGACCGGACGAAAGTTTGATGGTGGCTTCAAAGGAAAGCCGTCGAACTTCAATGGTAAGCGAAAGCGCAACCGGAACAGGAAGCCCAGAAACTCAGACCATGGGAAAGACACCGCAAAGTCCAAGTTTGATAAATCTAAGCTTTGCGACAAGTGTGGATGCTACACGCACCCCAGTGACAAGTGCAAGACCCCAAAGCATCTGGCCATTCTGTACCAGCAATCCCATGGACGCAACGCACCTCAAGGGAAAAGGTTTGAAGCCAACTTCAACcttcatccagatggcaccgatgGAGCTGGCTGTTCGCAAGACGTTCCCTCGGGACCTAGCAACACCATGCCTCTCTAGCGGTCAAAGGACCCTATGGGCACGGAGAATATGATCATTGAGTATGCCTCAACCGACATGTTTGGAGACTTTAACTAGTCCCATTATCTCCTTAGTGAATGATTTATTCATgtccatttttgttgttgtaatAGAAAATATATATTGTATTTCACAATATATTTTTATTAGCACTTTGGTATGAATAAGATTGAATGTCTTCTATATATTTGATAAATATTTCCACAATGGAAACTCTCTAATTCTATATATAGATTTCTACGGGATTCAATCCAATGGATGAGGAACAAGTATTTAAAAAGGTACCATCTCTATTGTTTGAATTGTACTACACGTACATCCAACCCGTAGCACATGTTGCCTATAAATCAATTccattggtcatgatttgcatcaAGCTAAGTTTCCTTAATAATTGAATATTATGTAGCTCAATTTGAGGTTCTCATATAGTCCCTCGATCGAATGCATTCGAGGTGATATTTGTGGCCTCTTCTAACCATAGTGTGGACTGAAATCGAATTATAATCAATTCGAATGGATAATGATGCAAAATTCTCTTCATGTCCCTCCAATAATTATTGCATGGCTTTCGAAGATTGGAGTTTAGCACTTTGTCACATATGTCCATACACAAAAGGTTTGGTTGAATATCTAAGCAAGAGGATCGGGCTCGTTGCATGACCTTTGTTAATGAGTTGAAATTTTACCAACTTCACGTTGGAATCATGCGGCTTTACACACCCTTGACTAACTAACTGCATACTGCAGAACTTCCCCTCTGTAATTGATACGTGGAAATCCTCCGAGCATTTCCCATCTGCGTAAGTTCGGAATCGCTTCACGCGTACCAATCTCACCACCGCAGCGTACATCATAGGCCCACAAATTAGGGATCTATGTGGGGTACAGATCTCCGTCAATCACTAAGTACCTTGAACTCCTCATAAGGGATCTGTTCATAGCCTCATACGTTGATTGCAAATATTGAAGGATGGATACTTCCAGGCATTAGGAGGAGATTTCAAGTACCAAATAGAATGCCAGGAAATTATTTGGAACTTcacgttcctcctcatgtccacgTACTCAAAAATATGGACTATACGTCTAGGATTCACAAATTTGCAACAATTCGCAAATAACCTGCCAGATTCATTTACTGATCTCAAAGGTGTTATGTAATCCTTTAATCCGGCTAGAAATGCGCCCGAAAGAGTGGAGGTACCAATAAAAACCACTCAACTCCCTATTTCTTAAAAGAGGGGGAGTAGTACGGCCTCTAACTAGGATCTAGCTTCCTACAAGCAACAAGGAAACACGAGGAAAAATCCTCTGAATCAGTAAATACATATCAACCTAGCGTTGATAAACACCTGATGGGTAGTATACACCCAGTGGACGGGAAACCTCCACAACCTAGCTTCAGTTTGCACACACTGGCTAGGACATCGGAACACCCGGACTCACGCGTATTGGAAAATCACGAAGAGTCATCATGGGTGCTTAGATTTCCTCCAACTATATCGATTCTGGAGAATCATATGATTAAAGCCTACAAATGTCGATAATATTTCTCTTGTATGATTGCAAACATCCTTCATAATGATTCATATCCAAAGACCATGGCCATGGCAGTGTAAACCACTTGCTTGGATTGAAACAATCAAAGGATGCAATCCAAGCAGAATTAGCCTCGCTCCTCCAAATGAATTCCCTATGCGGTTCAATATGCTCTCTTCCAGCAACGGAACGAGATAACAAGGTGGTGAGAAAGCAAGGCTTGTAGCACAAGGTCGGATTTACGCAGAGATCCGAGACCTAATCTCCA
This region of Lolium perenne isolate Kyuss_39 chromosome 2, Kyuss_2.0, whole genome shotgun sequence genomic DNA includes:
- the LOC127328618 gene encoding uncharacterized protein, which translates into the protein MDTKIALASRGIVRAIQAEQDPLPAGVTPLTEQQKYTVLYIIRHHIHQDLKSEYLEEKSPSTLFQALKTRYEQQTTVVLPEALHDLTHLRLQDFKSISESTITRILQTIRARDYQVYSDLIHILLQAEKHDELLAKNGSQRPVGSQPLPEVHMNVATGRKFDGGFKGKPSNFNGKRKRNRNRKPRNSDHGKDTAKSKFDKSKLCDKCGCYTHPSDKCKTPKHLAILYQQSHGRNAPQGKRFEANFNLHPDGTDGAGCSQDVPSGPSNTMPL